From Simonsiella muelleri ATCC 29453:
ATCCTAAAATTAGCAATATTCCAAAATCAAATGGCATATGGGGCGAGATTTTTGAAACATTATTGCGTCAAACCAAAAGCCGTAAAAAAAGTAAACAAAAACTTGCCAACGCACTTACGCGTTTAAATCGCATTGCAGAAGCCATGCCCAATGGCGTGATTTTGTTAGATAAATTGGGAAAACTGGAATGGCTGAATCAATCCGCCGCACAACATCTGCAATTGAATCCACATACCGACCGAGACAGTGTTTTTAAAGATTTAATTGAATTATCTGAATTAAATCAATTTCTTGAAGATTTAGATGATAAGCAGCCTGAAAAAACATTTTCGTTGCACAATCGCCCAATTTTAATTTCTAAAACCAAATTGGAAAACGAAAAGTTGTTGTTGGTTACACAGGATATGAGTGCATCCGAGCAATTGAATCAAACACGTGCAGATTTTGTCGCCAATGTGTCGCACGAATTGCGGACACCTTTGACGGTTTTGAGTGGTTTTGTGGAGACTTTATCGGATATGCCCGATTTGCCCAATGAGCAGCGACAGGAATTTTTGGCATTGATGCAGCAAGAAAATAAAAGAATGCTTAATCTTATCAAAGATTTATTGATTTTATCGCGCTTGGAACACGTTCAGCAAGATGACAAAGACAAACAAGCGGTGGATTTGTCGGAGTTAGCAAGGCACATTGCGCTTGATGGAAAGGCATTGTCTCAAGGGAAACATGACTTTATCTTAGAAATTGAACCAAATATTTGGATAACAGGAGTGTTGTTAGATTTGCAAAATGCTTTGAGTAATCTTGTGTTCAATGCGGTTCGCTACACGCCTGACGGTGGTAATATTCGCGTTGTGTTGCGACAAGATGGTACGCACGCGACTTTTAGCGTAACGGATACGGGCGTGGGGATTGCTCCCGAACACATTCCACGTTTGACTGAGCGATTTTACCGTGTTGATAAAGGGCGCAGCCGTGAAACGGGTGGCACGGGTTTGGGGTTGGCGATTACCAAACACGCGCTGGCAAAACATGGTGCGATTTTGCAAATTGAGAGTAGGGTGGGTGAGGGAAGCACGTTTTCAACAGAATTTGATTTGTTGCGATAATGGTTTCAGGCAGCCTGAAAC
This genomic window contains:
- the phoR gene encoding phosphate regulon sensor histidine kinase PhoR — encoded protein: MYKHFIVMFTTVLFSVILGCMVGGWQGGLLWGNLVLLLWLLRHLFQLFRLHKWLQNPKISNIPKSNGIWGEIFETLLRQTKSRKKSKQKLANALTRLNRIAEAMPNGVILLDKLGKLEWLNQSAAQHLQLNPHTDRDSVFKDLIELSELNQFLEDLDDKQPEKTFSLHNRPILISKTKLENEKLLLVTQDMSASEQLNQTRADFVANVSHELRTPLTVLSGFVETLSDMPDLPNEQRQEFLALMQQENKRMLNLIKDLLILSRLEHVQQDDKDKQAVDLSELARHIALDGKALSQGKHDFILEIEPNIWITGVLLDLQNALSNLVFNAVRYTPDGGNIRVVLRQDGTHATFSVTDTGVGIAPEHIPRLTERFYRVDKGRSRETGGTGLGLAITKHALAKHGAILQIESRVGEGSTFSTEFDLLR